The sequence GGCTAAGCACTTGTGTATTTCGTATAAAGAAAATCACTTGAATTTATAGTCCTGAGTTTCTAATGAAAAAAGTGGAGTTAATAACACCTAAGTTGTTATAAATATTGGAGCTACTATGGCCCTAGTGCGTGGAATTTagcaggatttatttatttatttatttatttatttatttatttatttatttataaagaatttatccattcatgagagacagagagagagagagagagacagagacacaggcagagggagaagcaggctccatgcagggagcccaacacaggactccatcctgggtctccaggatcacacccgggctgaaagcagcgctaaaccactgagccacctgggcttccctagcaggatttaaataaatgttcatataaCAATTATTGAGCTAACATAGGCAAGGGGGTCATTCATTGTGGGATGAGAGCAATACAAGAAAGAGATGTGAACTGGGATTAATCACCAtcttaatggaaagaaaacaagactaTGATGGAAGACTGAGCAATATAGTTACAGCATAAAAGTACAATATTGGGACCTGTGGTACAGGGATGCACCGCAAGTGGAGCAGAGGTACACAGGTACACAAGGGAGGCTGGAAGCAGGGATTGTTGGAAGGACAGTGACATGGATACTCTCAAGGCTGCAAGGCAAGTTCTATGTGAATTGTTCACCTCTCCATTGTGGGACTCCTCAAAATGTTTAGTTTTCTCCCAGTGACATGCTTTCTGCCCACAGTGAATGGACCCAAGCATGCTGGCCTTCCAATGTGTCCACTGCTTCCCACATTCACCTTTGTTCCTAAAGGACAGGTCACCCCTTGGACAATGGAGAAAACCTTAAATGGTTTCACATCTTCAAGTCAAACTTCGGGTCCTAACTGAGTTCACTGCCTCTTCCAGCATCGTCAGCACCATGCTATCACAGCTGAAGACCAAGGGAATCTGTGACTCTTCTACTCCAAATGGAATTATTGTCCTCAAAAGAGAGAAACCTAGACACGGCTATGAAAAAGAAGGTAATCCACAGAACAATCTGCGGAAAGAAGCTACAGTCCTTGGAGTAAGTGGCTGTCATTATAAGGGGGACACTGGGGAAAATACTAGGAATGTCCTCAGACTACAGATCTGCAGTGGATCTGgaaaagttctttctttctttctttctttctttctttctttctttctttcgggAGGGAGTGAGTGGTGGAGTGAGGTCTTTTCTTTGtgtcggggggaggggggaggtagTCGTGtcgggctttctttcttttttctttacttctttctttctttctttcttctttctttctttctttctttcttttttctttctttcttctttctttctttctttttctttcttcttcttctttctttccttcttttttttcccttctatctGACTCCAGCCTCTTTGGGACATGAAATGGGGCTTTAAGGGAAGACTCTACCCTCCTCAGGCCTTTCTGTAAACTAAAACCACTAGGTGTCCACTTAAATCTACACAAGGAAGTCTcctgtaatttgtttttaatataatagaTTTTAGATTTAACCACGTGATTTTACTCAATAGGATTAAATTAGATCTTTCCATTTTGAGCTCATTTCTTAACCATTTTGAGATGAGACAATCTGGACTAACCTCATTgtacattttctccttctttgcctGACTGCAATGCATCAAAGCGTTCACAGTCATAATCCTTCATATCTAGGACTTTAATTCCCACATGGCTCTGACTATCCCCTTTTAAGACCTAACTCCTATTCCTTTCCAACTTTGGAAACCTGTCTAGTTGTGGTCTCTGGAATTCAGAGTCAGTGAACAGCATGATCCTCTTTATTTCCCAATTTGTTTCTCAAAGGTCTCTTTATTGGTTGTGCAGACAGAAACCCAGCTCCCAGGGGCACTTTGTTCACTGTGGCCCTCGCTTCTGGGCAAGGAAGTGAAAGTAGTGTCTCCTTTGTTTCTCGTGGACACTTCCAGATCAATCTCCTCCTCTCAATCTCTAAAAGGTCCTACTTCAGAATCTCATGTCACCCAACTAAGTAATTcactctcacttttttttaaaaaaatgtatttgaaaaattctTGAGTACTGGAAAAAATTATTACCTCAAGTAATTTAAACAGTCATGAACTTCAAAAGGTTCCGTTAGGTAATTCTAATATTAGGAATAATTGAGAATTGATAGGagaattaaaatttcagaagacagtttaatttaaaaatctaaaaatgatcCATGTTTTAGAAAACAGCATTAAATGATGTATTGGCAAATTTTGAAAAGTGATCAttcttataaaaatcatttgaggAATAGGTTGCCTGAAAATCAAACCAATTAATGTTTCTCATCCTCCTGTCATTTACCAATACTCACTCCTTAATTTACTTCTTCCAACAGTAGGTTCCGTACAGACTTGCCCTGCTCCCTACAACCTAGCCTACGTGTGGCCTAGAATCACAAACACATTTCACTGTGTGCTTCGGCAACCAATAAGGGATTCTGTGAatacactcattcattcatacattcagcTGTCATTTTTGAGCACTTTCAGTGTGCTGGCTACTATTTTACACACTTGGGATAATAGGTCAATGataaggttaaaagaaaaaaaaagaaacagagctcTATTCTCAAAGTCCTCTTGCTATACAGAGGAACTCTGGGTCATTGCCACTTTTATTACTCCCCTGAAACTCCTAAtgcttcttccttctccattAATTTCCTTGATTCctaaaatactgagaaaattgAGGCAATCTGGAGAGAATGTCCACAAGCTGCTACACGTCTGCAATTACATCTGTGCCATatattttccttcccctccccattaCCAATAAGATGGCCATCTTCTAATTGAAGATTATAACCTTCCTTTTTGTGCAGTAGATCCCATTCCTTATTACTTGTTCCATTAATTCTCCCTATTCcctctgcactttttttttttttttatcagttccATGAGCAGAGAATCTTACTGTGATTTCTCCCATCTTGAGAACTAAAGAGTAGAAACAAATTATTACTTCACGTGCTACTGCCTCACTGGCTACTTGCCTTTCTAGCAACACTCCTTTAAGGGACAGGAAGTCAATGTTTCCAGTTTCTCTTGAATAATATTCTCTCTTTAATCACATCCAATGGCATTTGTCCCCTTTGCTCCACATTAGTAACCCAATTTCTGAATCTCTGTTGTTTATGTTCTTGAACTAAAGAAGTGTTTAATGCAGCTGACTACTCTCTCCTACTTGAAACATTTTAACCACTTGGATTTGTGGACTCTACATTCTTCTGGTTGTCCCCCTTCTCTCTTGGCTGCTCCTCTTAAACTCCTTTGTTGTTTCTATGTATTTCCCAGATCCTATATTTGGAGTGGCAGCTTAGTCATTGATCCTATTTTGCTTCTGTATCTGCTGCAATGGTGATCCCATCCagtcatataattttaaatattatcttccCTAATgacttggagggaaaaaaaagactatacCCCTTACCTGGCTCTCCTCTTATATATCCAACAGCCTATGTACATTTCCACTTGGTTATCTTCTAGATATTTCTCCCCTAATCTGCCCCAGACTGAAATCCTAATCTTTGTCCCCAAACCTACCCCTCATACAACATTTCCCAGCTCAGATCAATGTCAATTCCATCATTTCAGATGCTCAAACCAAAACCTTTGGACACAACCTTCACTCCTATGTTTTATAATCCACATTTAAAGTGTTAGCAAATCCTACAGGTTTAATCTTCATTGTGCATCTAGAACCCAACTACTACTTACTATCTCCACTGTCAACATGTTCTTTCAAGTCAACATCATCTCACCTGTGAATTACTGCAACACCCTTTTTATTGATCTCCCTGCTATGTTTCCTTATAATCTTATCATCTATTCTCAATGCAGCAGTAGAATGATCTCCTGAAAATACAAATTGCATCATGTAATCTCTTTGCTCAAAATTATCcactttgcttcctttttcacTCAGAATGAAAGGTTACATggtatgcctgagtggctcagcagtttggcgcctgccttcagcccagggcgtgacccccgggtcccaggatcgagtcccacatcaggctccctgcaggaagcctaattctccctctgcctgtgtctctgcctctctctctttctgtgtctctcataaataaataaataaaatcttaaaaaaaaaaagaatgacataggTAACCAATGTTACCCTGTGTCAACATTGGTAAAATAGCCTACAAAGCCTTACAATGGTTTGTACCACACCGTCAGTACTTCTCGGATCACATTTCCTACTACTTTGCTCTTAACTCATTCCATACTTTCCAAGGAACATATCTTTAAAGGACATAATAATGGCTAGTGGCAGTGACTTTCACTTGCTTCATTTCCCTGGTGCTAGCCCACAATAGCTATTTAATAAGTATCAGTTGTATGAATGGTTGAATTCTCTTGGCTTTAGGTTATTTCTCCCATGTTTCTATCATCTTTGAATTGCATGTGCATTAAACAGCAGGTTTGAGTGTGGGTTCTAGATCAAAGCAACAGGGCTAAATCCTAGATCTTCCACTTGATTATTTGTGTGGGTTTGTACAAACTATTTTAACTCTTGGTGCCCCATATTTCTTATCCATAAAAGATGAGTTGAATAATCAGAGTTTAGAAAGTGTTCAACAAATAtagagtattattattatcactggTGATCatgaaaatagtaattattattaaaatccaATTATGATGAACATAAGATGAACTATGACACTAGAGACTTTctactctattttatttcaaCTGAAATTGAGTCCTTTTATTAACTCTCTTGATAAGTTTGCTTTCTACATCCATCCAACTGGGCTACTGTCCAGAAAAATTTTCCTCCATTTGCTTTTcctagaacaacaacaaaaaattgttcactatatttttcaaaataaagtcaaaatgcaCATATCATCACTCCCTGACTTGTTAGTTTAATAATCCTATCAGAAAAGGAGCGGTTAGTTATACATGACTTTCTCTTAGAGAATGCCTTCTGGCTCCttctaacacattttattttccttttaatttgatttaattaatttattttttattagagataTATTGATTACACAAAAGTGTAacaggggaagcaggagagggagagacaaaatctaagcaggctccacacccagcatggggcttgatcttacaaccttgagatcatgacctgagttgaaatcaagagtcagatgcttaactgactgagccacgcaggcacccctttttttttttcctttttaatatgataaattataacatattttatactCTATAATCACAATGTACATTCAAGCAATTACTTTCATCTGTTCAAAGAATGttcctagaattttctttcttgtctcttgtaGATTATCCAGATCCTGTGTTGCCTGTTGATTTCAAGTTTGGGGGCCATTTTGGTTTCTGGTCCCTACTCTTCCCACGTCAAGCCAACAATTTCCACCATTTTGATGTCTGGGTACCCATTTGTAGGAGCTCTATGTGTGAGTAGAGTGGGTTCTCCAAGAAAGAACATGCTTTTTAACACTAAGTAGGTGCTAAATGACTCCCAAGAGgtagggagagaggagaaggcaGCCAAGCCTCTGACTTTCCCTGTGTCATTAAGTTCCTATGTCACAGTTCTTCAACTCAAGAAGAGCACCAGAGGGGCCTaatccctcctcctgtgtcacCATCCCAGGGAGTGGCTGGTTGGGGCAGGCGGCAAGAGGGTAATACAGTGGGCATACTAGTACAGCATTTCTTCCCTGGCCTCACAGCCTACCACTGGAAAAATGGAagagttttcactttttttctgcctttgataAGGCCATTGGATTTCCTCCAGTTTAAGAACAATCAAGTAGAGAGTGAaaaggtcatttttaaaatagaatgagCACCACTGGTAGATGCCATAGGTTTGCAGAGAATTAAACTGGCAATGGTATAACTCGTGGGAAGCAAGGACACTTATATGTTTAGAGGAATCTTGAGAACTTAGAAAACTTTTTGCTGCTTTTTATCTAAATACTTATGGAGAAGCACCTAGTAGATCATTTTCTTTGGAGATAGCCAGGGCCTAGTCATGCCTCTCACTGAGGGCCACTTATTTGTCCAAGTagtagaaaggagaaagaagtgcACGTTCTGGGCAGATGGATTCTACCAAAGCACCACGTCTACACGCACAAAGCCTTTGTGCAAACACAAACTGCGGTGACGTAAGGAAGCCCTGTCTCCAGAGCATAACTTGTCCTCCTATCTCTACCTGGTCAGTAGCTGTGGCTCCCACACTCCCTTGCCAAAGGAAGAAATGGCCACTCTGGACCCCCCTTGTGACTACCCAACCCCCAAAGGCACAAGCTTAGCCAATGCTTTAGCATCTCAGAGCATTCTCCCTCCACAAGCTGGATCCTTAACAGCACTGGGCTCAACTACTGACTTCTGGGGCTTTAGGATGAAGGGATCTTCACATCTGTCCCTGTACTTCCTACCTTTCTCAGCAACCAGTCTAACTCAGGCCCCTACAGCAATGCTTGAAGCTCACATTTCTGTAGCTCCTTTCCTAAGTGCCTCTGTTGGCCGCTCCCATCATCCTACCGCTTCAAGTccttggtctctttctctcttgtaaCTCAGTCCTGCTTTCCATCCATGTGCACCTCCTCTCCAGGCCGCCTCAGCTCATGGTGATTTTTGCTAACATAAATCCAGATCCACTGTGTATCGGCCCAGGCTTCAGAGTCAATGTAAGCATCCAGAGAGTGGAACTCAGGCCTCTCTACCAATATGGACCCACGCCATTCCTAGGCTATCTCTCTAAAAGTTTTACATTACTTCTTGATTGATGGATAATAACATGGTGGCCACATTTCCACAAGACAACTGAActgattatttctctcttttttgagcAGTTTGCCATTACGGGATCCCTCTGCATTATTTCTGGGAAAAAGTCAACTAAACCCTTTGTAAGTATGAGAGTTATCAAATCTCAgctcattggggaaaaaaaggaacttcaGAGTTAGTCTCGTTCAAAGTTTCCATTTGACAACTTAAGGAAATAGGGCTCCAAGCAGGGGAGAGAGCCCAAGTTCTCACTGCTGGTCCACTGGCAGAATGGGATGTAAACATCAAATTATCTGCCTTCTAGACCAGTGCTCTTCTCCTACACAACTTACTCCTGGGTCATATTCCAAGCTTAGAGCAGATTTACCTCAGTTGCTTAAacagtagaaatattttaaatatactatggAGTCTTTATAGTTTGTTATCTTGGTCCTAAATATAGTAAACAACCATCTCAGATAGAACCTAGAGATCTTTTTCTGGAAAAACCTGTCTCATAATGAGTCAATTTCCCTAAATGGCAAGGTCAGAGGCACAGGGATGTAGGCTTAGATTCTGTAGATCTAAGGAATTATCAGACTGTGGCCAATTTCCTGACAAAGGTCACAAATATGTGGTTGGGGCCTTTGATCCTCTCCATAACAACACTCTCCTTTCCCCTGTCACAAGCTCACAAAGATGACTTAGGGAAAAGCCACATCCTGACTCAGGAAGGTCCAGGGTCTAGTTAGCTATGGATGAGGGTACATAATATGGGACACGTTCCTGATACTTGAAGCTAGAATATAAACCTAAGAACCAGTGGACAGAATTTTGAAGAGTTCATCTCACTGGATGGAGTCAGAATTCTGGACTTGGAACCAGGATACCTACACTCTTGTCCAAGCTCTGTCACTGACCAATTTGTGTGCTTAaaaaattccttccttctctcggcttcagttttctcatttataaaatgtggaaGATGAACATGTGGATCTCACAGGTGGTTTCCCAAGTGTCCTGAGTAccctaaaaaggaaaacaatactTGGGGTGACCTGGCACAATGTGGGCTCTACACATAGGACACAAGAAAATACGTGGGCTCCACGGCTCATATGGCAGCTCTGGGCAATGGCACTGCCCAATCTTTCTGCTCTTCCTTCAGTAACTCAGCACTTGAAGCCACATAGCTACCAAGCCcagggagaagggggcagagcAACCATCCTCCCAACACATGGCATCCTACAGTGATATTCAAATAGGAAAGAGCATGTGTGGAGAACCTGGCACAGAGTCTAGGACATCAGTGTCTTTACAGAGGAACCATATTCTGTGAGAACCCTTTACCCCAAAATGTAGAATGTGACCCAGCATGCGGCACATTGGCGCATGTGGTTCTCAGGCTTGATCCACCTATAGATAGATATTCTAGCTCctccagttttctcttttaaggaaagaaaagccaTAGATTGGTCTAGGCCCTCTGAGAAGGTCTTAAAGTGGAAGAATTATTCTAGGGCTGTGGAGGAAGTCAAGGACTATGCTGGTAGTGGCTTGAGCAGTGCCATGTCTGTCTTCAGTGCTGCCGAGAGTCAAGGATCCAGAAGCCCTATGCTGAAGAAGGAATTGCTCATGCATTCTCTCACTCAACAGACATTATGAATTATATCAGGTGACTAGATAGTGAAGCGGGATACAGAGGTGAATAAAACACAGTCTGTGCTACCAGAGTATGCGGATTAGAGGGCAAACAGGCTCAAGGAAGCACCATTGCGGTGCGATGGATAGAGGTATAGCAGCACCACTTGCTGCTTCTGCCATGAGATCCCCATGCAGAACTTCTTTTTCAGGCCATGAGCAGCCTGACCTCAAACGTGGTGAGTTCTCTCGCCGCTGGAGTAGGCCTCTTCCTCCTTGCTGATGGCCTGGTAGCCCTGGGGACTGTCTCTCAACGCTGTGACTCAGAAAGGGAATATCTATCCTCCCTGCCTTATTCGATGTACTATTACGCGATATATGAATTCAAGGAATGTCTCCTGGCTAGCGTCAGTCTGACGGTAAGTAGTTTCAAACTCAATATCCTGTCATATGAAATCTCAGCTTCTCTTATTTGCATAATCTCTGGTTTTGCAGCAGTTTGTACTTTCTTGATCTGAATCCTGGAagcagacataaaaaaaaaaaaatgtggttgaaTGAGTCCTGTCAGCAGATTGTAAAATACAGGGGATGAATTGTGCCAAGTCAAAACAGGAAATCAAGAAGGGCTGTGGGTTCTAGATATTTCTCCTCTGgtaagagaaataagcaaaaataaactactgggactacatccaaaataaaaagcttctgcacagcaaagagaacatcaataaagagaaaaagcaatataCTAAatctgataagatatttgcaaatgacgtattctataagggttaatatccaaaatatataagaacttatacaacttaacactgaaaaaaacaaataacccaattaaaaacagGCTGAAGGCATTAAcatatattttcccaaagaagacatacagatggctgacAGACATGTGAACAGATGTTCGACATCTCTTATCATCACggaaatgaaattcaaaaccacaatgagatatcacctcatacctgtcagaatggctagtatcaaaaagataagaaacaacaaatgttggtaaggatgtggtgTAAAGGGGACAAcatgcactactggtgggaatgtaaattggtgcatttccagtcattatggaaaacagtatgagggctcctcagaaaattaaaaatagaaataccatatgatccaataatacCACTACTGGGTATTGactcaaagaagacaaaaatactagtttgaaaagatatatgcacccttgtgctttttgcagcattatttacaatagccaagctatggaagcaaTTGAAGAGTCCattcacagatgaatggataaagaagaggtggtcaGCAGtctttcttacattaaaaaataatccattttcaaTTGGTTTAGCTCTCAGGGCGCCCCCCTTTGTTGAGCAAGCATTTTCCTCCTCACAGGCATAAATATCCCTCCTTATTTGAATTTGATTTGGGATTGATGTAGCCACATTAAGTTAGCTATAGAACTTGGACTTTAAGCCCAAACACATAATTACTGCACTTTGGCCAAGCAGgtctggcagagggagaaggggatggGAGACTGCCCAATAGATTCCACTCCTAGCATAAATGCCAGCATCTCTGGGTAGCATTTTCTTGCTacttccccgccccccaccaccaccacatggATGGTCATCActtgttcatgataaaaatcctgaCTTAGTCAATCCTCTCTATACAGTCTCgtaattttaaaaccacaaacTTTGgccttttaagaagaaaaaaaattcttcccttgTGACTCCTCCAACAGGAGCCAGGGAGACAAATATAATACCTCTTATTCCCTTCTCACGGATCCCAGAAAATGCGTGCAAGTTTCCGGACTCACAGCCTCCTGTGAGTCTGCCTATGTGACCCAGAGGTTGTCAAAAGCAATCCCTTTGATCTTGGAGCTCATGGAAGTGGAAGGGAACAGAATGTTAGAAATATGTGTCAGGAAGCCCAGGAGCTAGCATAACCCTGGTGCAGGGCAAACATCAGGCAAAACCATGAGGTTGAGGGAGACAGCCTCCCTGTTGGGATATTGAGGGTTTAACTCCATGAAAACTACTATCAATACATTAAACTGCCTCTTGCTTTCAGACAACCAGAGAACTTCCTGCTAAATCAGATAAATCACATAGGACTGACCCCAAAAGCCCACTCTTTCTTTATCAATACAAAGATAACTTAAGTAacacataaaaacattttaaatatctatctgaagttgaagaaggaaggaagggaggatggaaaCAAGGAAAAACTCACGGAAGAAGGCATCTTATGTTCCAGGAGCTAAGAAGGATCCTGCAGCCAGGTAACCAAACAAGAGCTAAGACCAGAAAACCAGAGAAATCTGGATGGGAACACAGGTGTTTCAAGCTGGGTTATGACATTTTAATGCCCATGACAAATCTGAAGTTTTTTAGCCCCCCCCATTGAGCGCTCTGCAAAAACATTAGAAGCAGAGATTGAATGTTTATTCTATTAATGAAAACAAGACAAGGAAAACTCTGCCCAACATCTCACTAAGCTTTAAGAAACTCCACCCTAAAAGTTTCTGGGATGAATTCATCTCACCAAACCATGTGCAGATATAGACATTATCCAATTCcgaaattacatataaaatataggaATCTCAAAATACAAGGATTAACTTAAAGTTTGTTCTTGGGTCTGTGGAACTCCTGAGGTTCTCTCAgaatcaaaccaaaaaaaaaaaaaaaaaaaaagaatcaaacctAAAATTTCCATCTAAGGAGTCATCCATAAACCCAATCCATGTTAAAAAATTCTCCCCCCCCATGTACTGACATCATCtgagaataaagatattttgaaaaacattaagaaaaaatggaGAACCGCAGCAAATGGAACAAATATGAAAGTTAGTTGCTCAAGAATTGGAGGTTATATACTAATTTCGAAgaccataataaaaatatattttaaatgatataaaaaaggaattaaaaccaaaatgaaagaacatgacagtaagaaaaaaggaacaagtaGATTTGAGAAAGAACTATACAGTATGACTAGAAATGCAAAGCATaatctttgaaattaaaagtttAGCAGATCAGTTAAATAGCAGATTcaacatatccaaagaaataGTGAGATGAAACTTAGGTCTGTTTAATCATCCAGAGCATAACACATTACAATAGAGATCTGAAAATCTTAGTGACAGGTTAACAGACAGGGAGGGCGCAGTGAACATGTAATGTGAGCTCTGAGAGaatgggcagggtgggggggagcatGCGAAGAGAAATAACTGGcaaaatttcagaatttaaaaaaattcggggatccctgggtggcacagcggcttagcgcctgcctttggcccagggtgtgatcctggagacccgggatcgaatcccacattgggctcccggtgcatggagcctgcttctccctctgcctgtgtctctgcctctctctctcactgtgtgtgtgtgactatcataaataaaaaaaaaaatttaaaaattcatgagatTTCAGACTGAAGGCATGAATGGAGACTGTTTCCGGATAAATAAGAACTCCACACTAGAAGCATCATAACAGTAAAAATGACTGGAGATGAAGGCAGGGTTACTCCCCGGCTCTAAGACAGAGCTGTTGCTGCTTATTCCCTCTTCTGTCTACTGCCAGGGCTCAGCCTTCGCCTCTCAGTCTCCTCTCTCCAGTCAGGCCCCAACCATCCCTGGCTTGATTCACAGGGGCTGCTGGTGGTGATGCTCATCTTCACTGTGCTGGAGCTCCTGATGGCTGCATATGCTTCTACTCTTTGGTGGAAACAGGTGCACTCCAACAACCCTGGGGTGAGTACTCTGACATGTCACCTGGCATCTGCTGGGTCCCAACTTTGAGCTATAATGATCCCGGTGTCAGAAAGAGGACTCAACTATGGGTCAAGAGGTTCATTGTAGAAGGTGACTTTCGTAGTGATGAAGAGTTCTAGGAATGGGTTTCTTCATGATGACACTGGCATCCGGGTACCTTCTGGCCAGCAGGCCAGTTAGAGAATTGCTTAATGTGGAGTTGAAATGGCTTTAGAAATCCtgccccaggacacctgggtggcttagttggtttagtgtttgcctttgactcaggtcatgatctcagagtcttgggatcaagccccaagtcaggctccctgctgagcagggagtctgcccctccaaccctccacttgtgctctctctcaaatcaataaataaaatctttaaaaaagagagatcactTCCCCCAATCCCTTATAAAAGAATCAAGGCTTGCATAAAGTCACATGGAGAATGAATGATGCAAACAGGCTGAGAATGAAAGCTTGcatctcctccctcttctcacaGACGCAGCCACCTGCCTCCCTGGATTCTCCATGGCCCCATTCCCTTGTTAATGTGATAAGATCTTACTGGGGCATCTCTgatatgtttatgtttttgtgcTTTCTTCCTTACCTCCTCTTAGGGCATGACTTTACAATTAAAGATCCTTGCCTTTCTTGTAAAGccgtaatttattttttaaaggaagctatTTAAAGGGATTGAATAAATTATGATTCAGTTATGGTCTTAGTAAATGGTAGCGTGATCAGCAgattaaagaatg is a genomic window of Canis lupus familiaris isolate Mischka breed German Shepherd chromosome 21, alternate assembly UU_Cfam_GSD_1.0, whole genome shotgun sequence containing:
- the MS4A7 gene encoding LOW QUALITY PROTEIN: membrane-spanning 4-domains subfamily A member 7 (The sequence of the model RefSeq protein was modified relative to this genomic sequence to represent the inferred CDS: inserted 2 bases in 1 codon) → MLSQLKTKGICDSSTPNGIIVLKREKPRHGYEKEGNPQNNLRKEATVLGIIQILCCLLISSLGAILVSGPYSSHVKPTISTILMSGYPFVGALCFAITGSLCIISGKKSTKPFAMSSLTSNVVSSLAAGVGLFLLADGLVALGTVSQRCDSEREYLSSLPYSMYYYAIYEFKECLLASVSLTGLLVVMLIFTVLELLMAAYASTLWWKQVHSNNPGSAFSLPLSLGHIQQAKKXSSRSWIGVTP